A segment of the Chloroflexota bacterium genome:
CAGGACCGCGTGGCGATGTACGTCTGCGGTCCTAATCTTTATGATCCCTGCCACGTTGGACACGCGTTCTCGTACATCGTGTTCGATACGCTGAAACGTTACTTGCGTTATCGCGGCTACCAAGTGCGCCACGTCCAGAATTTCACCGACATCGAAGACCGCATCATCGCCAAAGCACAAAACCAACAGACGACGATTCAGGCGCTCGCCGAGACGTACATTGCGCGCTTTTATCGCGAGATGGACGCGCTCAACATCGAGCGCGCCGACGCGTATCCGCGCGCGACCGGCGTCATCGGCACGATCATCCAAATCACGCAAGGGCTGATCGAAAAAGGGTACGCATATCAAGTCGAAGGCGATGTCTATTTTCGTGTCCGCAAAGACGACGACTACGGCAAGCTCTCGCACCGCCGGCTCGACGAGATGGAAGCTGGCGCGCGCATCGCGGTGGACGAGCGCAAAGACGACCCGCTCGATTTCGCGTTGTGGAAAGCATCGAAACCGGGCGAACCCAGCTGGGACAGTCCCTGGGGCAAGGGTCGTCCGGGCTGGCACATCGAATGCTCCGCGATGAATCTCGAAACGCACGGCGAGCAGATTGACATTCACGGCGGCGGACACGACGTCATCTTTCCACATCACGAAAACGAAATCGCGCAGAGCGAATCGTACACCGGCAAAACGTTCGCGCGTTACTGGATGCACAACGCGCTCTTGCGTTTGAGCGGCGACACATCGGCTGAGGATAAAATGTCGCGCCATGTTGGCAACACACTGTGGGTCAAGGATGCGCTCGAACGGCACGAACCGGACGCGATGCGGCTTTACTTGCTTTCGACGCACTATCGCACGCCGCTCGCGTGGCGCGATGATGACGTGGACGCGACCGCGCGCGGACTCGACCGTTGGCGCGCCGCGCTCAAAGATTCTACCCCCACCCCCACCCCCACCCCCAACCCCTCCCCCGCTAGCAGGGGAGGCGAAGACGCGTTGACCCAGTTCGCGCAACAGACGCGCGAAAAATTCATCGCCGCGATGGACGACGACCTGGGTTCGCCGCAAGCGATTGCCGCGCTGCACGAACTCGTGCGCGAGATCAATCGCGCGCGCGCCGAAAACGCGATACCCGACGCGCTCGCGCCCGCGCAAGCGACTCTGCGCGAACTCGCGGGTATCCTGGGATTGACGCTGACGATGCGCGAATCGTCCACGCTTGCCGCCGCGCCCTTCATCGAATTGCTCATCGCCGTCCGCAAGGACTTGCGCGCTGCCAAACAGTATGCGCTCTCCGACAAGGTGCGCGACGAACTTGCAAAACTCGGCATCGCGCTCGAAGATGGTCCGCAAGGTACGACGTGGAAATCGGGCGCGTAGCGAATAGCCATCTGTCACCTGTTTGTTCCGGAGAGATAAAGAAAT
Coding sequences within it:
- a CDS encoding cysteine--tRNA ligase, which encodes MVKIYNTLTRQKEEFKPLVQDRVAMYVCGPNLYDPCHVGHAFSYIVFDTLKRYLRYRGYQVRHVQNFTDIEDRIIAKAQNQQTTIQALAETYIARFYREMDALNIERADAYPRATGVIGTIIQITQGLIEKGYAYQVEGDVYFRVRKDDDYGKLSHRRLDEMEAGARIAVDERKDDPLDFALWKASKPGEPSWDSPWGKGRPGWHIECSAMNLETHGEQIDIHGGGHDVIFPHHENEIAQSESYTGKTFARYWMHNALLRLSGDTSAEDKMSRHVGNTLWVKDALERHEPDAMRLYLLSTHYRTPLAWRDDDVDATARGLDRWRAALKDSTPTPTPTPNPSPASRGGEDALTQFAQQTREKFIAAMDDDLGSPQAIAALHELVREINRARAENAIPDALAPAQATLRELAGILGLTLTMRESSTLAAAPFIELLIAVRKDLRAAKQYALSDKVRDELAKLGIALEDGPQGTTWKSGA